The DNA sequence AGCGCGAGTACGTGCGCGGTGTCTTCACGGCGATCGCACCTCGGTACGACCTGCTCAACCACCTGCTCTCGCTCAACGCCGATCGCCGCTGGCGTCGCGCGGCAGTGGACGAGTTGCGCTGGGAAGACGCTCCGGCAGGACGCTATCTCGATCTCTGCGCCGGCACCCTCGACCTCGCCGCAGACCTCGGGAATCGGCGCGGATTCGCCGGCGAGGTCATTGCGGCCGATTTTGTCGCCGCGATGCTGCGCCGGGGGATCGGCAAGTCGTCGCGGGTCGCTCCCGCGGCGGCGGATGCGCTGACGCTGCCGTTCGCCGACGCGACGTTCGCGGGCGCCACAGTCGGGTTCGGGGTGCGCAATCTGATGGATCTCGATGCCGGCCTCCGCGAGGCTGCACGGGTACTCCGCCCAGGTGCGCGCCTGGTCGTCCTCGAATTCACCACACCACGCCGCGAGCCGATTCGCACATTGTACCTCGCATACTTGCGGCACATCCTGCCACGCATCGGTCGACTCGTGTCGAAACATAGGAGCGCCTACGACTGGCTTCCAGCGTCGGTCCTGCCGTTTCCCGATCCGCCGGCACTCGCCGCGCGACTCGAACAGGCGGGATTCGCCCCGGTGACCTGGCGCACCCGGTGGGCCGGGATCGTGGCGATTCACACGGCGGTGAGGATGCCGCGGTGAGCCTCGACACCGTGAACGAATTCCTCGCGGCGATCGACCGGGTCGGCGAACTGGTGCGGATCAGCGAGCCGGTCCGCACCCATCTTGAAATCGCCGAGATCGCCGACCGCGCCATGAAATCGCCGCGGGGCGGCCCCGCACTGCTGTTCGAAAAGCCGGTCCTTCCCGATGGCGCGGTGAGCCCGATTCCCGTGGCGATCAATCTCTTCGGATCGGAGCGGCGCATGTCGCTCGCGCTCGGAACCGAACGGCTCGACGAGATCGGCGATCGGATCGGCGAGATGATCAACCTCAAGGTCCCCGACGGATTGCTCGCCAAGCTCGCGCTGCTGCCGCGCCTCGCGGAACTGACCAGGTTTCCGCCGCGGGTTGGCTCGGGAAAACCAGCGTGCCAGCAGGTAATCTGGCAGGGGGACGAGATCGACCTCGACCGGATCCCCTTCCTGCAGACCTGGCCCGGCGACGGTGGCCGCTACATCACGCTGCCGATGGTGATCACCCGCGACCCGGTGCGGGGGACCCGCAATGTCGGGATGTACCGGGTGCAGATCCTGGGGAAACGCGATCTTGCGATGCACTGGCAGCGCCACAAGAGCGGGGCGGCGCACTGGCGCGAAATGGCGGCGCGCGGCGAACGGATGCCGGTGGCGATCGCCATCGGGGCCGACCCGGCAAGCGTCTACTCCGCGTCCGCGCCGCTCCCTCCCGGCATCGATGAATTCCTCTTCGCCGGTTTCATCCGTCGCAATCATGTGGCGCTCGCCCGCGCAGTGACCTGCGATCTCGACGTCCCGGCCGATGCCGAGATCGTGATCGAGGGGTACATCGATCCCGCCGAAGCGCTGGTCACCGAAGGTCCGTTCGGCGATCACACCGGGTTCTACTCACTCGCCGATCTCTACCCTCGCATGCACGTCACCGCGGTGACGATGCAGCGTCAGCCGACGTACATCGCCACCCTTGTCGGCCGGCCGCCGATGGAGGACTACTGGCTCGGGCACGCGACCGAACGGATCTTCCTGCCGCTGCTCAAGCTCACCGTCCCCGAAATTGTCGACTACCACATGCCGGCCGCCGGCATCTTCCACAATCTGGTGTTCGTGTCGATCGACAAGCAGTACCCCGGCCAGGCGTACAAGGTGATGCACGCGCTCTGGGGACAGGGGCTGATGTCGCTCGCGAAGGTGCTGGTGATCGTCGACAAGGATGTCAACGTGCACGACGCCGACGAGGTCTGGTGGATCGCGCTCAATCACATCGATCCGCAACGTGACACCGAATTCGTGCGCGGCCCCGTCGACGTCCTCGATCACGCGTCGCAGCAATTCACGTTCGGCAGCAAGATGGGGATCGACGCAACCCGCAAATGGCCCGAGGAAGGATTCACCCGCGAATGGCCGGAGCGGATCGTGATGGATCCCGACACGCGGCGCCGCATCGACGAACTCTGGCCCACGCTCGGGATCCGGTGACCAGCCAGCCGGTGCGCGAAGGGCAGACCTTTGGCGGCGCCTCGCGCATCGCGCGCTACGCATCGTTCGTCAAGCTGCCGCACACTGTCTTTGCGCTGCCGTTCGCGTTGCTCGGCATGCTCGCCGCCGCCCAGGTCGCGCCACTCACTCCGCGGATCGTGATCCTCGTGATCGTCGCGTTTTCGTCTGCGCGCTTTGCGGCCATGGGATTCAATCGCCTCGCCGACCGCGTCTACGACGCGAAGAATCCGCGCACCAGCGCGCGCGAGCTCCCGCGCGGTGCGATGACGGTGTTCGAAGCGTCAATGGCGGTCGTGATCGCCGGTGCACTCTTCGTCGCTGCTGCGGCAATGCTGAACACCATCTGTCTGCTGCTCTCGCCGGTGGCGCTCGGATGGATCCTCGGCTACAGCTATGCCAAGCGATTCACCCACTGGCCGCACCTCTGGCTCGGAATGTCGCTGGCGATCGCGCCGGTCGGAGGATGGCTCGCGGTCACCGGCGCATGGAGCCGTCCGTGGTGGCTCCTCGTCGCGATCACCATCGCCGTCGCGACCTGGGTCGCCGGCTTCGACATGTTCTACGCCTTGCCGGACGAAGGATTCGATCGGGACGAAGGACTCCACAGTGTCGTGGTGCGC is a window from the Gemmatimonadales bacterium genome containing:
- a CDS encoding ubiquinone/menaquinone biosynthesis methyltransferase, whose amino-acid sequence is MPALDQPLPVTGGLAKREYVRGVFTAIAPRYDLLNHLLSLNADRRWRRAAVDELRWEDAPAGRYLDLCAGTLDLAADLGNRRGFAGEVIAADFVAAMLRRGIGKSSRVAPAAADALTLPFADATFAGATVGFGVRNLMDLDAGLREAARVLRPGARLVVLEFTTPRREPIRTLYLAYLRHILPRIGRLVSKHRSAYDWLPASVLPFPDPPALAARLEQAGFAPVTWRTRWAGIVAIHTAVRMPR
- a CDS encoding UbiA-like polyprenyltransferase, whose amino-acid sequence is MTSQPVREGQTFGGASRIARYASFVKLPHTVFALPFALLGMLAAAQVAPLTPRIVILVIVAFSSARFAAMGFNRLADRVYDAKNPRTSARELPRGAMTVFEASMAVVIAGALFVAAAAMLNTICLLLSPVALGWILGYSYAKRFTHWPHLWLGMSLAIAPVGGWLAVTGAWSRPWWLLVAITIAVATWVAGFDMFYALPDEGFDRDEGLHSVVVRFGRRRAILIAKLLHGVTIPALIIFGWGAHFGTLYFVGLIIAMAILMYEHRLVRPDDLSRLDAAFFTLNGVMSITVFAFALADRLVA
- a CDS encoding menaquinone biosynthesis decarboxylase; translation: MSLDTVNEFLAAIDRVGELVRISEPVRTHLEIAEIADRAMKSPRGGPALLFEKPVLPDGAVSPIPVAINLFGSERRMSLALGTERLDEIGDRIGEMINLKVPDGLLAKLALLPRLAELTRFPPRVGSGKPACQQVIWQGDEIDLDRIPFLQTWPGDGGRYITLPMVITRDPVRGTRNVGMYRVQILGKRDLAMHWQRHKSGAAHWREMAARGERMPVAIAIGADPASVYSASAPLPPGIDEFLFAGFIRRNHVALARAVTCDLDVPADAEIVIEGYIDPAEALVTEGPFGDHTGFYSLADLYPRMHVTAVTMQRQPTYIATLVGRPPMEDYWLGHATERIFLPLLKLTVPEIVDYHMPAAGIFHNLVFVSIDKQYPGQAYKVMHALWGQGLMSLAKVLVIVDKDVNVHDADEVWWIALNHIDPQRDTEFVRGPVDVLDHASQQFTFGSKMGIDATRKWPEEGFTREWPERIVMDPDTRRRIDELWPTLGIR